In Ostrea edulis chromosome 6, xbOstEdul1.1, whole genome shotgun sequence, a single window of DNA contains:
- the LOC130047078 gene encoding uncharacterized protein LOC130047078, with translation MNDPEESDSEWDSTLDFTSPRPMADKLSVPPEIEDEDASHQDSMVERPKPKERTTIPANQKAEDATYAEVKKENRKQTPQKMTKENSPPYNFREAVSGNITPQKNDPPPPGRDRKGTTYDVTSRVPVSQQDSILSTGSWDDTDEDEKTLRELRETFKTEKKKEQEAVELRIRLESQGEEKLDEGQMTNRSETTWKSWASFGSKSNKGKKKKKEGKTVPTYRDEGHYDAVDITQVRAGVERQENTPGNMFQTQPNKEVKDQGPVPDKAHDTSFTDFRPAYMSPPFVVKEETGMTYYFGHGSVQYLEVDNDEEEAMMPKLADRLEGLFHRIWQEFFGALRIVTSFFILFLVELFKYIIKYVFQPIFVGIFVTAGDYIVKPVLSVLFNGCMQPTGVFFWNCCVTTKLVCTPMIEILRKILEQFAMCCRFVRCVEIYWKTGEGKPTMEVPEMKHV, from the exons ATGAATGATCCTGAGGAATCTGACTCAGAATGGGACAGTACCCTGGATTTTACATCCCCACGACCAATGGCAGACAAACTGTCAGTTCCTCCAGAGATCGAAGATGAAGATGCCAGTCATCAGGATTCTATGGTCGAGAGACCCAAACCAAAGGAAAGGACCACAATCCCCGCAA ACCAGAAAGCTGAAGATGCCACCTACGCAGaagttaaaaaagaaaacag AAAACAGACACCACAAAAGATGACAAAGGAGAACTCGCCCCCTTACAACTTCAGGGAAGCTGTATCTG GAAACATCACACCTCAGAAAAATGACCCTCCACCTCCTGGTAGAGACCGAAAGGGAACAACTTATGATGTCACAAGTAGAGTTCCAGTTTCACAGCAAGACAGCATACTCA GTACCGGCTCCTGGGATGACACAGATGAAGATGAGAAGACACTGAGAGAATTAAGAGAGacatttaaaacagagaaaAAGAAGGAACAGGAAGCCGTGGAACTGCGAATACGATTGGAAAGTCAGGGAGAGG AAAAATTAGATGAAGGACAGATGACCAATAGGTCAGAGACAACCTGGAAAAGCTGGGCCAGTTTTGGGAGTAAAAGTAACAAgggaaagaaaaagaagaag GAGGGCAAGACGGTTCCTACTTACCGTGATGAAGGCCATTATGACGCTGTCGACATTACTCAGGTGAGGGCAGGAGTGGAGAGACAGGAAAATACTCCGGGTAATATGTTCCAGACACAACCCAACAAAGAGGTCAAAGATCAGGGGCCAGTGCCGGACAAAGCCCACGACACCAGCTTCACCGATTTCAGACCAGCTTACATGTCACCACCATTTGTTGTTAAAGAGGAAACAGG GATGACATACTACTTTGGACATGGGTCTGTACAATATCTGGAGGTAGACAATGATGAGGAAGAAGCCATGATGCCAAAATTGGCTGACAG ATTAGAGGGCTTATTCCACAGAATCTGGCAGGAGTTTTTCGGAGCTCTACGCATCGTAACCAGTTTCTTTATCTTGTTTTTGGTGGAACTATTCAAATACATCATCAAATATGTCTTCCAGCCAATATTTGTTGGCATTTTTGTCACAGCTGGTGACTATATAGTGAAACCTGTTCTCTCAGTGCTGTTCAATGGGTGTATGCAACCGACTGGAGTTTTCTTTTGGAACTGTTGTGTCACAACGAAACTAGTGTGTACGCCAATGATTGAAATATTGCGCAAAATTCTCGAACAGTTTGCCATGTGTTGTAGATTTGTAAGGTGTGTAGAGATTTATTGGAAAACCGGTGAAGGCAAACCAACCATGGAGGTGCCCGAAATGAAGCATGTATAA
- the LOC130047079 gene encoding ubiquitin-conjugating enzyme E2 T-like, producing MQRNLRMKKELQMFAQSPPHGVLCWANGGDITQLSAQILGGEGTPYEGGIFKLEIQIPDRYPFEPPKVKFLTPIYHPNIDSGGRICLDTLKMPPKGAWKPCLNVSTVLTSVQLLMAEPNPEDPLMTEISNEFQYNKTTYLQTAREWTRRHTIENITQTTESMAATTDQSSVSSDSVKSLNDKGKDFKRTRPPQPMEDLTNKKLKL from the exons ATGCAGAGAAATTTGCGAATGAAAAAAGAACTTCAGATGTTTGCTCAGTCGCCACCACACGGTGTGTTGTGTTGGGCAAACGGTGGGGACATCACACAGTTATCAGCAC AGATTTTGGGAGGTGAAGGAACACCCTATGAAGGAGGAATTTTCAAACTAGAAATTCAGATACCTGACAG ATATCCATTTGAGCCACCGAAAGTCAAGTTCTTGACACCTATCTACCATCCCAACATAGACAGCGGCGGCAGGATTTGTCTGGATACGCTGAAGATGCCGCCCAAG GGGGCCTGGAAGCCATGTCTGAATGTTTCCACTGTGTTGACCAGTGTCCAGCTGTTGATGGCAGAACCAAATCCTGAGGACCCACTCATGACAGAAATA TCAAATGAATTCCAATACAACAAGACCACCTATCTCCAGACAGCACGGGAGTGGACGAGGAGACACACCATTGAAAACATCACACAA ACTACTGAGTCAATGGCAGCAACAACTGACCAATCGTCAGTGAGCAGCGACAGTGTGAAGTCACTCAATGATAAAGGTAAAGACTTCAAAAGAACTCGTCCACCACAGCCAATGGAAGATCTGACCAACAAAAAATTAAAGCTCTGA